The following proteins come from a genomic window of Iamia sp. SCSIO 61187:
- the ruvA gene encoding Holliday junction branch migration protein RuvA, which yields MPGMIGSLRGTLLERTPDGELLVEVGGVGYRVQAGPATAALLGDIGAEVRVWTHHHVREDAQVLYGFATRDERVTFEALISAHGVGPALALAILSIHEPLALRRVLADDDVSALCLVPGVGKKTAARLLVELKSRLELPAGDVGAAVAAAGPTTGGAPSSGSVRADVRDALAALGYTPEEVAEATRGLPDGDDVSTLVSVALRQMVSRR from the coding sequence ATGCCTGGGATGATCGGATCGCTGCGGGGCACCCTCCTCGAGCGCACCCCCGACGGCGAGCTGCTGGTCGAGGTGGGGGGCGTGGGCTACCGGGTCCAGGCCGGCCCGGCCACCGCCGCCCTGCTGGGCGACATCGGGGCCGAGGTGCGGGTGTGGACCCACCACCACGTCCGCGAGGACGCCCAGGTCCTCTACGGCTTCGCCACCCGCGACGAGCGGGTCACCTTCGAGGCCCTGATCTCGGCCCACGGCGTGGGCCCCGCCCTGGCGCTGGCCATCCTCTCGATCCACGAGCCGCTGGCCCTGCGGCGGGTCCTGGCCGACGACGACGTGTCCGCCCTCTGCCTGGTGCCCGGGGTGGGCAAGAAGACGGCGGCGCGCCTGCTGGTCGAGCTCAAGAGCCGGCTCGAGCTGCCGGCCGGTGACGTCGGGGCCGCGGTGGCCGCCGCCGGGCCCACGACCGGGGGCGCGCCGTCGAGCGGGTCGGTCCGGGCCGACGTGCGCGACGCCCTGGCCGCCCTCGGCTACACGCCCGAGGAGGTCGCCGAGGCCACCCGCGGCCTGCCCGACGGCGACGACGTGTCCACCCTGGTCAGCGTGGCCCTGCGGCAGATGGTGTCCCGGCGCTGA
- the ruvC gene encoding crossover junction endodeoxyribonuclease RuvC yields MFVLGIDPGLSRCGYACVEAVPRGRSRARAIGVIRTDAQAPLPARLAELQAEIVALLDETRPAVVAVEQVFFQVNVRSAMATGQASGLAMAAAHRAGAQVVQYTPTQVKQAVAGDGRADKDQVGRMVQTLLGLDRVPEPADAADAAALALCHLAHSPLARAALGAGRP; encoded by the coding sequence ATGTTCGTCCTCGGCATCGATCCCGGGCTGTCGCGGTGCGGCTACGCCTGCGTCGAGGCCGTCCCGCGGGGCCGGTCCCGGGCGCGAGCCATCGGCGTGATCCGCACCGACGCGCAGGCGCCCCTGCCGGCCCGGCTGGCCGAGCTCCAGGCCGAGATCGTCGCCCTGCTGGACGAGACGCGGCCCGCGGTGGTCGCCGTCGAGCAGGTGTTCTTCCAGGTCAACGTGCGCTCGGCCATGGCCACCGGCCAGGCCAGCGGTCTGGCCATGGCCGCCGCCCACCGCGCCGGCGCCCAGGTCGTCCAGTACACGCCCACCCAGGTGAAGCAGGCCGTGGCCGGCGACGGCCGGGCCGACAAGGACCAGGTCGGGCGGATGGTCCAGACCCTGCTGGGCCTGGACCGGGTCCCCGAGCCGGCCGATGCCGCCGACGCCGCCGCCCTCGCCCTGTGCCACCTGGCCCACTCGCCCCTGGCCCGCGCCGCCCTCGGCGCCGGCCGCCCCTGA
- a CDS encoding ABC transporter ATP-binding protein, whose product MAPPDQPLTSAAPAEPVVLLEHISRRFARVEALRDLSLRVDRGTITVLLGPNGAGKTTAIRMITGALGVHSGTVRVFGLDPDDKVQGQEVRRRCGVVSAKPALYDRLSGFDNLRYAAELYGLGWTDETKERVVEAATRFGIQGSLDAQVGGYSTGMKTRLALSRSVLHRPDLLLFDEPTSGLDPESSQAVLKLIKDMAADGTTVVMCTHLLLEAEGLAEQVVVMEAGQDIAAGPPDDLIRRYWPDDTVRLGVEDPAMLDDLSSLPGVRRVVPVPDVPAEVDVDIDHLQRVPEVVLALTTRGARLTKVAPHERSLEELYFAVRRPHLATGDADALGRDDAPHPLAVAPPPDAVAQAQHPAQEASV is encoded by the coding sequence ATGGCCCCGCCCGACCAGCCCCTCACCTCCGCCGCGCCCGCCGAGCCCGTGGTGCTCCTCGAGCACATCTCCCGGCGCTTCGCGCGCGTCGAGGCCCTGCGGGACCTGAGCCTGCGCGTCGACCGGGGGACGATCACCGTGCTCCTCGGCCCGAACGGGGCCGGCAAGACGACCGCCATCCGGATGATCACCGGGGCGCTCGGCGTCCACAGCGGCACCGTGCGGGTGTTCGGCCTCGACCCCGACGACAAGGTCCAGGGCCAGGAGGTGCGTCGCCGCTGCGGTGTGGTCTCGGCCAAGCCGGCGCTGTACGACCGGCTCTCGGGCTTCGACAACCTGCGCTACGCGGCCGAGCTCTACGGGCTGGGCTGGACCGACGAGACCAAGGAGCGGGTGGTCGAGGCGGCGACCCGCTTCGGCATCCAGGGCAGCCTCGACGCCCAGGTCGGCGGCTACTCGACGGGCATGAAGACCCGGCTGGCCCTGTCCCGCTCGGTGCTCCACCGCCCCGACCTGCTGCTGTTCGACGAGCCCACCTCCGGCCTCGACCCCGAGTCGAGCCAGGCCGTCCTCAAGCTCATCAAGGACATGGCCGCCGACGGCACCACCGTCGTCATGTGCACCCACCTCCTGCTCGAGGCCGAGGGCCTCGCCGAGCAGGTCGTCGTCATGGAGGCCGGCCAGGACATCGCGGCCGGCCCGCCCGACGACCTGATCCGCCGCTACTGGCCCGACGACACCGTCCGCCTCGGCGTCGAGGACCCCGCCATGCTCGACGACCTCTCCTCGCTCCCCGGCGTCCGCCGGGTGGTCCCGGTCCCCGACGTCCCCGCCGAGGTCGACGTCGACATCGACCACCTCCAGCGGGTCCCCGAGGTGGTGCTCGCCCTCACCACCCGCGGCGCCCGGCTGACCAAGGTGGCCCCGCACGAGCGCTCCCTCGAGGAGCTGTACTTCGCGGTCCGTCGTCCGCACCTGGCGACCGGCGACGCCGACGCCCTCGGTCGCGACGACGCCCCCCACCCCCTCGCGGTGGCCCCGCCGCCCGACGCTGTCGCCCAGGCGCAGCACCCTGCCCAGGAGGCATCGGTCTGA